The Bombus vancouverensis nearcticus chromosome 12, iyBomVanc1_principal, whole genome shotgun sequence genome contains a region encoding:
- the LOC117155396 gene encoding protein LSM12, whose protein sequence is MAGANDCFSIGSTVACKTCYKEEIEGEVLAFDPQTKMLILKCPSSNGSTTSNDVHVVNLSLVSEVQVKREVSPTTIEPPKSLNLQKLNRRVRNQIEEKKKLIMALQAGVSPEGQRLFSTISKTIPEITWNGVNIVVFDNVTIRPPYKVDNVHGNIESGAYKHVKKVVEKHIKDTEASQQAQQREQQQQQQKQKGEVPVFEEK, encoded by the exons ATGGCCGGCGCCAACGATTGTTTCAGCATCGGGAGTACGGTGGCCTGTAAAACCTGTTACAAGGAGGAGATCGAAGGCGAGGTGTTAGCATTCGATCCACAAACTAAAATGCTAATCCTAA AATGTCCGTCATCCAACGGATCAACAACGTCAAACGATGTACACGTAGTAAATTTATCCTTGGTATCAGAGGTCCAAGTAAAGCGGGAAGTTAGCCCTACCACTATCGAGCCACCAAAAAGCCTTAATTTACAAAAGCTGAACAGAAGAGTACGTAATCAAattgaagagaagaaaaaactgATAATGGCTCTGCAGGCCGGAGTATCTCCAGAGGGACAAAGACTCTTCAGTACTATATCAAAAACTATCCCAGAAATTACGTGGAATGGAGTAAATATTGTTGTATTTGACAATGTCACAATCAGACCACCATATAAAGTTGACAACGTTCATGGAAACATAGAATCTGGAGCATATAAACATGTAAAGAAAGTG GTTGAAAAACACATTAAAGATACGGAAGCGTCGCAACAGGCACAACAGCgggaacaacaacaacagcaacagaaGCAAAAAGGAG AAGTTCCAGTCTTTGAGGAAAAGTAG
- the LOC117155393 gene encoding NACHT and WD repeat domain-containing protein 2 — protein sequence MDETIIDSIFAGSLKSLPPVSSKIVRIFTSSTFTDTAMERNTLMAQCYPKLKDYCREKHGLEFQVVDMRWGVRDEATDDHMTTELCMREIENCQRLSMGPNFVVFLGQKYGYRPIPTYVLSSELEMLRTELDGQGMDVSLLDKWYKKDSNAVPPTSILQPISSILKNFNNKRIPKLQQEDQAIWWDTMVKMQKLFRKGAQSLYNSEKFDKNTMHNYFMSVTEREVINGVLNVKNTKNHCLAYIRYINNINLQNLRKANLFLDIANRSLDNEASKLLANLRDERLPDKIETTNLQRYTVEWIGREGLDPETHSEYLQHFITHFYRNIVKLVDRAMRKEDSSAQGQIITEILQHLHACNNSVKVFYGREDTLERIKEYMLGDSDKPLVLYGEGGCGKTSLLAKSAGLTSSAWLTGRKPINIIRFLGTTPDSSALTPTLISICQQISYNFMLPFDEIPDDLVPLTAYFKYLLTLATTEQPILLFLDSVDQLTGVQGNKLSWLPTRLPLNCKMILSCAAEESNPVISRDYQLLRRMIDTEENFVEVVALGEDLAMEVIRMWMKTAHRDLNNYQWRLVANAISKCSLPIFVKLVFAEICRWRSYTKPADTHLTCTVMDSIMMLFERIEKQHGKILVFHALAYITAAKSGLSESELEDLISLDDKVLDDVYQYHLPPVRRIPPLLWTRIRNDLPNYLSEREADGVSVLNWYHRQFRDTAKERYFKNMNMAMYFHSMIADYYLGIWGGGRPKPFKYTEIQRHRFNLADKEGVADRKVPEQPLAFYSKDGTITRYNLRKFGELPFHLVRSRRFDDLFENVLFNYQWLHAKLSSCPLQAVLSDFEDACNFIDDQNIVRELMLVADALRLGGAILGSHPDMLAPQLIGRLLPEIGGNVNVKMLLRACDNDGAKDCALLPVYHCLHTPGGPLKYSLEGHQFAVFDFCLTSDYRYVVSISNRFITWDLSTSDMARDVNPGVEGIMQHLVLSPDNRYAAAFTTNNQSVVLNTLTSEFVIIDNPLPNEEPVCGVHLMNQFFFVYGKLGWCRFDLRGNLLDTHTNPEDSNKWPILCVEHTNLDDYRIVFWSGNMEDTSMLLHTYRRKISLEPLNFHSVMVMTNNKQVLYACTTKGDYRVTKYTSDETSSQWERVFDMPRAFNDDVEYLLQLKLDREEEMLLATSANGFIVWFLESKSDAYVLILPNGVRNISTKMMCSNSIMVSGNKNYAVAGVRKNLYVWNLETAELVKILDAHFARIIRLEALTIGNWNSVVTSSIDRSVKVWNINNIFEQVHVIDRHELQIDMISLAEECNLAVTVTRDCVGIWDLQTGRLISKLADSPLGAIVTHACITHDGKYIVSTESGNILIWNRITEQVLFKEEQQHVRQLTLVENSSKFIAVSRPKNPAGVESMKITATLFMRTIPDGKTTFTLEYLVRSHTGTPFRNVVMTSDNAFLIAPAADKGNRDCVIIYNANTGALISKIPIKLPGFKDISCITPMPNKPHWIGIIGSDKGTILDINKKKIIRTIPKWSGNISRDGKYTLYAPSRGGLELLELKKGTTVKTYIPKVAEGVFTVISMFNRTDEYVLYYHSGRKTIRVFRSSDCEIIANYRVQAELSAIDSTYDGKSIVLGTVDGCVSVLAIADPKKEEIKEYIANLPSRDENWKKKTEKQRVAIKFKAAARIARVTHDLSAIIRNANIAETIQELDENVE from the exons ATGGACGAAACTATTATTGACTCGATCTTCGCGGGATCCTTGAAGTCCCTACCACCTGTTAGCTCTAAAATCGTCAGAATATTTACCAGTTCCACTTTCACCG ATACGGCGATGGAGCGAAACACATTAATGGCGCAGTGTTATCCAAAGCTGAAGGATTATTGCAGGGAAAAGCATGGATTGGAGTTTCAG GTGGTTGACATGAGATGGGGTGTAAGGGACGAAGCCACTGACGATCACATGACCACGGAACTCTGCATGAGGGAAATAGAAAATTGTCAGAGACTTTCAATGGGCCCAAACTTCgtg GTGTTCCTGGGACAGAAATATGGCTATCGTCCCATTCCAACGTATGTTCTCAGTTCGGAATTGGAGATGTTGAGGACAGAATTGGACGGTCAAGGGATGGACGTCAGTCTGTTGGATAAATGGTACAAAAAGGACAGTAATGCAGTTCCGCCTACGAGTATCTTGCAACCGATATCGTCTATcttgaaaaattttaataacaaa aGGATCCCAAAGCTGCAGCAAGAGGACCAGGCGATTTGGTGGGACACTATGGTAAAAATGCAAAAGCTATTCCGTAAAGGAGCACAGTCTTTGTACAATTCTgagaaatttgacaaaaataccATGCACAATTATTTTATGTCAG TGACCGAAAGGGAAGTGATCAACGGTGTGTTGAACGTGAAAAATACTAAAAACCATTGCCTGGCATACATACGATACATCAACAACATCAACCTACAAAACTTAAGGAAAGCCAATTTGTTCTTGGACATCGCTAACAGAAGCTTAGATAACGAGGCTTCCAAGTTGCTGGCTAATTTGAGGGACGAAAGACTTCCGGACAAGATCGAAACTACAAACTTGCAAAG ATACACGGTAGAATGGATTGGTCGAGAAGGTTTGGACCCAGAAACCCATAGCGAGTACCTTCAAcactttataacgcatttctaTCGAAACATAGTGAAGCTTGTGGATCGTGCTATGAGAAAAGAAGACAGTTCAGCGCAGGGACAGATCATAACAGAAATTTTGCAACATTTGCACGCCTGTAATAACTCCGTGAAG GTATTTTACGGCCGAGAAGATACCTTGGAGAGAATTAAAGAGTACATGTTAGGTGATAGTGACAAGCCTTTGGTATTGTACGGAGAAGGTGGGTGTGGGAAAACGTCTCTGTTAGCAAAGAGCGCAGGATTGACGAGCAGCGCGTGGCTCACTGGCAGAAAACCAATCAACATAATTCGATTCCTTGGAACTACACCAGACAGCAGTGCGCTGACGCCCACGCTGATTTCCATTTGTCAACAA ATCTCCTACAACTTCATGTTACCCTTTGATGAAATTCCTGACGATTTGGTGCCACTAACTGCTTACTTTAAGTATCTACTAACTTTAGCTACAACCGAACAGCCGATTTTACTATTCTTGGACAGCGTGGATCAATTAACCGGAGTACAAGGAAATAAGCTATCTTGGTTGCCTACCAGACTTCCATTGAATTGCAAG ATGATTCTATCTTGCGCGGCTGAAGAATCAAACCCGGTGATCTCTCGAGATTATCAATTACTACGAAGGATGATAGACACCGAGGAGAACTTCGTCGAAGTCGTCGCTCTTGGCGAGGATCTCGCTATGGAAGTGATAAG GATGTGGATGAAAACAGCTCACAGAGACTTGAACAACTATCAATGGCGTCTCGTGGCGAACGCTATATCCAAGTGCTCCTTACCAATCTTCGTAAAGCTGGTCTTTGCAGAAATTTGCAGATGGAGAAGCTACACTAAACCAGCAGATACTCATTTAACGTGCACAGTGATGGACAGTATTATGATGCTTTTTGAAAGAATCGAGAAACAACATGGAAAAATTCTAGTATTCCATGCGCTAGCTTACATCACTGCTGCAAAGTCAGGTTTATCAGAGTCTGAACTCGAAGATCTGATCTCCTTGGACGACAAGGTGTTAGATGACGTCTATCAGTATCATTTACCACCAGTCAGAAGAATTCCACCTTTGCTCTGGACCAGGATACGAAACGATTTGCCTAATTATTTGAGCGAAAGAGAAGCTGATGGTGTCAGTGTGCTTAATTGGTACCACAGACAATTTAGAGACACCGCTAAGGAAAGATACTTCAAAAATATGAACATGGCCATGTATTTTCATTCCATGATCGCTGATTACTATCTTGGCATTTGGGGTGGTGGACGACCCAAACCGTTTAAATACACTGAAATTCAGAGACACAG GTTTAATTTGGCGGACAAAGAAGGAGTGGCGGATAGAAAAGTACCGGAACAACCTCTGGCATTTTACTCGAAAGATGGGACAATCACTAGATACAACCTAAGAAAG ttCGGTGAACTACCTTTCCATTTGGTCAGATCACGACGTTTCGACGATCTGTTCGAGAACGTTTTATTCAACTACCAGTGGCTGCATGCCAAACTGAGCTCCTGCCCGCTGCAAGCAGTGCTTTCGGATTTCGAAGATGCCTGTAATTTCATCGACGATCAAAATATCGTCAG GGAACTTATGCTGGTTGCAGATGCGCTCAGATTAGGAGGTGCAATTTTGGGATCCCATCCAGATATGCTCGCACCTCAACTAATAGGTCGATTATTGCCAGAAATTGGTGGGAACGTGAATGTGAAGATGTTGCTTCGAGCGTGTGATAACGACGGCGCCAAGGATTGCGCCCTGCTTCCGGTTTATCATTGTCTACATACTCCTGGAGGACCGTTGAAA TATTCGCTGGAGGGCCATCAATTCGCTGTGTTTGACTTTTGCCTAACGTCGGATTACCGGTACGTCGTCTCGATATCCAATCGATTCATCACCTGGGATCTGAGCACCAGCGACATGGCAAGGGATGTAAATCCTGGTGTTGAGGGAATTATGCAACACCTAGTTCTCAGTCCTGATAATAGATACGCAGCTGCGTTTACCACTAATAATCAG AGCGTCGTGTTAAATACCCTGACCAGCGAGTTCGTTATTATCGATAATCCGCTTCCAAATGAGGAACCAGTGTGCGGAGTACATCTGATGAATCAGTTCTTCTTCGTCTATGGTAAACTAGGTTGGTGTAGATTCGACTTACGAGGAAATCTACTAGATACTCACACGAATCCGGAGGATTCTAACAAATGGCCAATTTTAT GCGTCGAACACACGAATCTGGATGATTATAGAATAGTATTCTGGTCTGGAAACATGGAAGACACCAGTATGCTTTTGCATACCTACAGAAGAAAGATATCACTGGAACCCTTAAATTTCCACAG CGTTATGGTAATGACCAATAACAAACAAGTTTTATACGCTTGTACAACTAAAGGAGATTATCGAGTCACGAAATACACCAGCGATGAAACGTCCTCTCAATGGGAGAGAGTTTTCGACATGCCCAGAGCTTTCAACGACGATGTGGAATACTTGTTGCAATTGAAGTTGGACAGGGAAGAGGAGATGCTCCTAGCCACAAGTGCCAATGGTTTCATCGTGTGGTTCTTAGAAAGTAAAAGCGACGCGTACGTGCTGATATTGCCCAACGGAGTTCGAAACATCAGCACGAAGATGATGTGCTCGAATTCGATCATGGTCAGTGGCAACAAGAATTACGCCGTTGCCGGTGTAAG AAAAAATTTATACGTGTGGAATCTTGAAACAGCTGAATTGGTGAAGATCCTGGATGCTCATTTCGCGAGGATTATTCGACTGGAAGCGCTGACTATTGGAAATTGGAACAGCGTCGTAACATCGAGCATCGACAGAAGCGTGAAAGTATGGAACATAAATAATATCTTCGAGCAGGTTCATGTAATAGACAGACACGAGTTGCAGATTGATATGATAAG CTTGGCAGAAGAATGTAACTTAGCAGTAACGGTGACAAGAGACTGTGTAGGAATTTGGGATTTGCAAACAGGAAGATTGATCTCGAAATTGGCGGACAGTCCTTTGGGAGCAATTGTCACTCACGCTTGCATAACTCACGATGGAAA ATATATTGTATCGACAGAATCAGGTAATATACTAATATGGAACAGAATTACAGAACAGGTGTTGTTCAAAGAGGAACAGCAGCACGTGAGGCAGCTGACATTGGTCGAAAATTCGTCTAAATTTATAGCCGTTTCGAGGCCAAAAAATCCTGCAGGAGTGGAAAGCATGAAAATCACTGCTACTCTTTTTATGAGAACTATTCCCG ATGGAAAGACTACGTTTACATTGGAATACTTAGTCAGAAGTCACACAGGTACACCATTTCGAAATGTTGTGATGACTTCTGACAATGCTTTTCTGATTGCTCCAGCAGCTGATAAAGGCAACAGGGATTGTGTTATCATTTACAATGCAAATACTGGAGCGCTAATAAGTAAAATTCCTATAAAATTACCAGGGTTCAAA gaTATTTCATGTATCACTCCAATGCCAAATAAACCACACTGGATAGGAATCATTGGATCTGACAAAGGTACCATTTTGgacataaataaaaagaaaattatccgTACGATTCCCAAATGGAGTGGAAATATCAGCAGAGATGGGAAATATACTTTATATGCACCCAGCAG AGGTGGTTTAGAGCTCCTAGAATTGAAAAAAGGAACTACTGTAAAAACATATATTCCAAAAGTTGCAGAGGGTGTTTTCACTGTAATATCCATGTTCAACCGCACTGATGAATATGTTCTTTATTACCATAGTGGAAGAAAAACTATACGTGTATTTAG ATCATCAGACTGTGAAATTATAGCAAACTACAGAGTTCAAGCAGAACTGAGTGCTATCGATAGCACTTATGATGGTAAGAGTATAGTCTTAGGAACAGTAGATGGTTGTGTATCTGTTTTAGCTATAGCAGATcctaaaaaggaagaaataaagGAGTACATTGCAAACTTACCATCTCGCGATGAAAAC TGGAAAAAGAAAACTGAGAAGCAACGAGTAGCTATTAAATTTAAAGCCGCTGCTCGTATTGCTCGTGTAACACACGACTTGAGTGCTATTATACGAAATGCAAACATTGCGGAAACGATTCAGGAATTAgacgaaaatgtagaataa